CAGTATGGAATGGGCAGTATGGAATGGACAGTATGGAATGGGCAGTATGGAATGGGCAGTATGGAATGGGCAGTATGGAATGGGCAGTATGGAATGGGCAGTATGGAATGGGCAGTATGGAATGGGCAGTATGGAATGGGCAGTATAGAATGGGCAGTATGGAATGGGCAGTATGGAATGGGCAGTATGGAATGGGCAGTATGGAATGGGCAGTATGGAATGGGCAGTATGGAATGGGCAGTATGGAATGGGCAGTATGGAATGGGCAGTATGGAATGGGCAGTATGGAATGGGCAGTATGGAATGGGCAGTATAGAATGGGCAGTATGGAATGGGCAGTATGGAATGGGCAGTATGGAATGGGCAGTATGGAATGGGCAGTATGGAATGGGCAGTATGGAATGGGCAGTATGGAATGGGCAGTATGGAATGGGCAGTATAGAATGGGCAGTATGGAATGGGCAGTATGGAATGGGCAGTATGGAATGGGCAGTATGGAATGGGCAGTATGGAATGGGCAGTATGGAATGGGCAGTATAGAATGGGCAGTATGGAATGGGCAGTATGGAAGCTGATCACAGTGAAAAAGAAAATGCTTCTGTATTTCCTGCTTTTGTAAACACATCGATTCTTATTGTAAACAGGCACAGGATAACTCCTGATGAAGTTATGTAGCGGACGTTCAGAGCTTAAATTTCCAAAATGATTAGTCACAGGAAACAGGACTAATAAAGTCAATGTAACGGCCTGTTTAACAAATGGTGGGTCTACCACATGTACGGGTCTACCACATGTACGGGTCTACCACATGTACGGGTCTACCACATGTATGGGCCTACCACATGTATGGGCCTGCCACATGTACGGGCCTGCCACATGTACGGGCCTGCCACATGTACGGGCCTGCCACATGTACGGGTCTACCACATGTACGGGTCTACCACATGTACGGGTGCACCCCAGTAAGCACGGCCGTATTTTGGACGTATTTTTACCAAAGGTTGGCCTTAACCCATAGATGGACATtcctaaaatgtatttttcagtCAACACTGTAGGCTGTAGCTCAGAAAGCACCGacgtcttttttgttgttgtcctgttTAGACTTCCCTTGATTTCTACGGCGACTTCCATGTCTATGTTTGGTTGCGATTTAGTCCGGTCAGGAACCAGCCttgatttgcctcaaacatagacttctataaattacgtctgttcaactttcattcagaaccaaAAATGAACCTGATTTCAACGTTCGGAAAATACGTATTTTAGACGTCTTTTTTCTGTTGTCGTCTTATCTGGGGCAGCAGAACAGCCCTGGTTCAGAGAGTTGGTTAAAGATGTTTCTGTTAAAGCTTGGAGAGGGTTTTGAGTTTGGTTAGTTCTTCTTAGTTCATTTGAGTAATAAACACATCTCTTCCTCTGCAGGAAATGAGCTCAGCCGTGCTGATGTACTGCGGACATTTCTTCCATGGAAACTGCCTTCGTAAGTGGCTCTACGTCCAGGAGACTTGCCCCATGTGCCACCAGGCCGTCCGCCCCACCCCGCCAGCCCCAGCCCACACGGCAGGAGACTTCCAGGCTGCTCCTCTGCCCTCTAGAGGTACTGGGCCAGGccgggtagaggagaggggacgcTCCAGAGATCAGACTCCAGTCAGGGACGCCACACACCAGCCCCCAGCTAACCTGCCGTCCCCAGGCTCCCCAGAAcagcaggaagggacagagagccTGGGAGAGGGAACCAGTGGTTCAGATAGAGAGGACAGACCGGGACGCCCACTTAGGAAGCCTGTCCAGGATCTCCACTTCAGCTCCACTGGGGACTTTGTAGGCTTCGTCAGCCCACGCTCTTCTGGGGGTAGTCCTCGTCCAGGGAAGCAGAACCTGGAGCCTTGGGATGGAGCTCATCCTACCAACAGGTACAACGGTGAAGGGGTTGACTACACGATCAAAGGACTATTGGTGCAATCTGCTCCCAAAGAGCAGAATGGCAGAGTATTGACTAGAGTGAATGGGGCTAGAGAGAACTGCCAGACTGAGAACCACCTTGTAGGAGAAAACCAATGTGAACCTATGTCAGGGACAACAACCAGAAAGACCTCAAGGTCTAAGAGTGTGAGCGGGATAGGAGACGTCACCCAACAGAACCGTGAACACAGGGGACGACCACGGTCACACACTCTAGATGGTGGACATGCACAGCAGGATGAAAGCCAATCAGGACTGGACACGCCTTGGGATGTTAAATCTACCCGGCGACAGAGATCTAGGCTACGTAGTAGTTCTACTAACaccagaacagaggaggagggactccgtcacaacagaacagaggaggagggactccgtcacaacagaacagaggaggagggactccgtcacaacagaacagaggaggagggactccgtcacaccagaacagaggaggagggactccgtcacaacagaacagaggagggactccgtcacaacagaacagaggaggagggactccgtcacaacagaacagaggaggagggactccgtcacaacagaacagaggaggagggactccgtcacaacagaacagaggaggagggactccgtcacaacagaacagaggaggagggactccgtcacaacagaacagaggaggagggactccgtcacaacagaacagaggaggagggactccgtcacaacagaacagaggaggagggactccgtcacaacagaacagaggaggagggactccgtcacaacagaacagaggaggcttGACTCcgtcacaacagaacagaggaggagggactccgtcacaacagaacagaggaggagggactccGTCACAACAGTACCTTGGTGAAGTCCACTGAAAATCCCCACAATGCCTTCTTTCTGTGAAACAACGTTGGAAAACTAATGTCCTACCTTTCCGCTGGCAGTCTGATAATACATGTGTTTATTTAGGTATTTAATTCATGGTGTGTGTACTGGATTGGATTTAGGGGCAAACATGTAAAACCCAAGATAAGAAATGATATCTATGAAATGCACAATTATAGATGAAGGCTGGGCGGTATACTGTATGGGTCATTGATGAATAAGATTTTCAAAAATTAAGCGGAAAAATATTAATTTTGCAACACTTTTGTATGTTCCCTATGCATATTCAGTGTTTGTCGCCCCAAAAAAGTTTCACATTTTGTCTGTTAAAATTTACctcctaaaaaaatatatataataatttggggagaataaaaataaaaatatacaaaTATTTTGACTGTTATTTAAAGCAAAGAAGAGTAAAACATGAATATGTTCATGGTCTCAAGTATTCAACATCAAAGAGTAAAAcaattacagtataatacatcttAGCTGGACAATCCCTCATGTTGAATGATTGTCAACTACAACTTCTCTAAGACAAATGAAAACCAAATCAAAtttaacaaaaaatgtatttttctctTATAGACTGAGCGTCTCTGCATTTCTGGTACAAAATAATGCTGTTTTTTAACATTAAAAACACTGGTTGAGCTAAATGACTTATTTTACGATGTCATtactatctctcgctctctctttccctctcactcaaacacacagtgTTTTTTACTCAACAACAACGATGCTTTTAATGCTTAATCAATTACCAAAACTGTGACTCAAATGATTGCCATGCAGAAACATTTTATCATGAACACTGCAATGAACTTCTAAAAACAGGAAAGAAATGATACATTATGAGGAATTTTTAAGTGTTAAGAATAATTTTTAATACATAAATAGTAAAGTTATTGAAATCCAGTAAGACGTTCGAGCATCATATCAATtacaaatggaataatggaataacctgctccactacagccctgtcgatgtgaatggggtcatgctcggtcctcctttttcctgtagcccacaatcatctcctttgtcttgatcgcgttgagggataggttgttgtcctggcaccacacggccaggtctctgacctcctccctataggctgtctcatcgttgtcggtgatcaggcctaccactgttgtgtcatctgcaaacttaatgatggtgttggagtcgtacctggccatgaagtcctgggtgaacagggagtacaggagggggctgagcatgcatgtttcagtgttacttgcctcgaataggtttttgatgatgttttactggtaatgggaaCACACGTAAATgcaaacaaaataactttttggtcagtgtggtgtgtgtgtgtgatgtgtgtaacctttatttaactaggcaagtcagttaagaactaattcttctttacaatgacggcctaccccgggccaaacccggacgacgctgggccaattgtgcgccgcactacgggactcccagtcacggctggatgtgatacagcctggattcgaaccagggactgtagtgacgcctcttgcactgagatgcagtgccttagaccactgcgcccgtgtgtccatgtgtgtgttaactattgaactgtactagaatgcttaaaaggcagctaaaatgttaaatatcattttttttgggggggggaataTTGGATATTGGTATCAGACAAAAATGTCCTTTCGGTTCGTCCCtagtatgtacgtacggtcactgtggagactatgtcatcgatgcacttattgataaagccaatgactgatgtgatTTACTCCTCAGTGACAtcagaggaatcccggaacatattccagtctgtgacagcaaaacagtcctgtagcttagcctCTGCTTCATCATTATTCATCATTATTgatcaagtcactggtgcttcctgctttaatttttagttgtaagcaggaatcaggaggatataattatggtcagatttgccaaatggagggcgagggagagctttgtatgcgtctctgggTGTGGGTctagatttttttccccctctggttgcacatttaacatgttggtgGGAATTTGgtagtgcggtcttagtgccagcatcggtctgtgatGGTATGTATAGACCGCTACGAAAAAAATACAGGTGAAAACTCTcgaggtagatagtgtggtctacagcttatcatgagatactctacctcaggcgagcaaaaccctGAGACTTCTATAGATAtggtgcaccagctgttgtttacaaatatacatagaccgtcaccctttgtcttaccagaggccgctgttctgtcctgccgatacagtatgccactggggatgctaaacaccCTTAGGGACACTGTTGCCAAGCTGGGCAGGATGTGTCGTTTCTTTTATTTTTGCTTTGTTCTGTAGGTAGACCTAAAGAATTTTAGTTAAAATTATCCTAGCAAAACAGAAAGCTCATTGAAAGAATATGCCTATTGGGCCAAAAGCAATGATGGGTCTTCTATGGTATAGATAATAGAATGAAAATGAAGAAACTTTTGAagcgattatgatttttttttttttttttattaaaaatactttgctacaatgaTAGGTTTAGCTCGCTACCCACCTCATTACTTGCTGTTAGCACATAGTAAATACACCACAATGATTATATAGATGTGGACACTACGCCTCCCTCTGTTGATCGTCCTCATCTCTGTAAGTCATCTTgattttccacctgtgttttatcagcttctttatgaaaatatttagcatAGTAaatgacagtagctaaagcaaggggctatagcagcacacaagtagactacaaatgcatgctggaGTGGGCATGCCCTGAGTTAGTGTAGTGAGCGCTACTGGAGCAGGCGAGAAGGAAGACGCTCACAGCCTTTGGGAAACTTCGGCTCCATGCTCATATACTCTGCTCGGTCACAAGAGTGtattggcaggcaagctgcagaaggacgagCAGGCTAATTACTATTTCCCatcgtttatcagtgcaattttgactGCTAACTAGCTGAAAACGTTTAAAGAAGATTTATTTAATGTTTCCTTCGTTAGATTTGAGCTCATCTagctctggctagcattagttgttgatgtTTTTGATGTGCATATGGGGAAATATAGCCGACCTTTTCTTGGTTGTTTGATCAATGGGACcgtaaagttcccaaatgtaagaggactcctgTGGTGTTTCCATAGTtacagaaatccattcaggtgcaTTTTGGTGAATGTGTTGTTATGATCTAAAGTCTATGTTGTtactacttcctgtaaacacagaCAGGGTGGGTTGCACCAACATCGATTGACTCTTAAACCGGGTCAAATCAAGGTTGATCTATTAATCTTGTTGCACCAAATTTTAAACCTAGTTTTAAATGAAccctagttaaattaaataatTCCTCTTATCTAAATGTAGTTTTCACTTTAAACCTAGATTAATTGTAAGCCTGTTGCTCaattaataaaaaaattaattaaaaaaaaaatatatatacacacttagATTGGAGATTAATTCTAAACTGCCACTTGAGTTGGTTTAATTTATAAAATGGCAGCATATCTACTGTGGAGAAACCAAAACAAGTTCCTCGGAGAACAATTATTATACAACCTGCTGAAACGGGCCTGATAACGGTAACATTGTTGTGACGTAACGTTAGCATTAACGGTAGTTTTAACGTGCATTATAGGCATGGGTAATTTACCAGTTATTTACGCTTACTAAATATTGGTGGGTCCAATTGTCCGTTGTCATCATTGGGGTTATGGAGAGGGGCAAACATGATGGAGAATCATCTCGCGTATCTAtcgaacgccgtttgggtctttgcgtgtcaaaaaagataaaCGTCAAATAATGAAATAATGACGTGCAAACGTTATAAGAGTTACAATAATGACACTCAGCATAATCCCATACTCACGCACCCCTCGGTAGCTGTTGCAATCTGTAGCAAGGCTGTTGTGCCGGTTAATTAACGTTACTAGGCTGTTGTGCCGGTTAATTAACGTTACTAGGCTGTTGTGCCGGTTAATTAACGTTACTAGGCTGTTATTCCAGTTAATTAACGTTACTAGGCTGTTGAGCCGGTTAATTAACGTTACTAGGCTGTTGTTCAAGTATAGTTTCTGACGTCACTATGCGCAGGATTGCTGAGAGTCAGTAAGagatgatctgtgccttgacttgttatatttcatcactgaaaatgtctgttcacatacatAGGTTGACCCAAAGAGTACAAACATCTTCTGAGCTCGACTCCTAATCTTTGGAAAGTTTTGCTCATGGAGAGATGCATAGAACCTCgtcagtgacattgttttgaatagttctccaatcacAGCATCAGACTGAAGAGCGATAAGCTCAAGgtttttttttttctcacctttatttaaccaggtaggctagttgagaacaggttctcatttgcaactgcgacctggccaagataaagcatagcagtgtgaacagacaacacagagttacacattgagtaaacaataaacaagtcaataacacagtagaaaaaaaggggagtctatatacattgtgtgcaaaaggcatgaggaggtaggcaaataattacaattttgcagattaacactggagtgataaatgatcagatggtaatGTACatttagagatattggtgtgcaaaagagcagaaaagtaaataaataaaaacagtatggggatgaggtaggtaaaattgggtgggctatttaccgatagactatgtacagctgcagcgatcggttagctgctcagatatcagatgtttgaagttggtgagggagataaaagtctccaacttcagcgatttctgcaattcgttccagtcacaggcaggcAACAGAaaactggaacaaaaggcggccaaatgaggtgttggctttagggatgatcagtgagatacacctgctggagcgcgtgctacgggtgggtgttgccatcgtgaccagtgaactgagataaggcggagctttacctagcatggacttgtagatgacctggaaccagtgggtctggcgacgaatatgtagcgagggccagccgactagagcatacaagtcgcagtggtgggtggtataaggtgctttagtgacaaaacggatggcactgtgataaactgcatccagtttgctgagtagagtgttggaagctattttgtagatgacgtcgccgacgtcgaggatcggtaggatagtcagttttacgtgggtaagtttggcggcatgagtggaggaggctttgttgcggaatagaaagccgattctggatttgattttcgattggagatgtttgatatgagtctggaaggagagtttacagtctagccagacacctaggtacttatagatgtccacatattcaaggtcggaaccatccagggtggtgatactagtcaggcgtgcaggtgcaggcagcgaacggttgaaaagcatacatttggttttactagcatttaagagcagttggaggccacggaaggagtgttgtatggcattgaagcttgtttggaggttagataacacagtgtccaaggatgggccggaagtatatagaatggtgtcgtctgcgtagaggtggatcagggaatcgcccgcagcaagagcaacatcattgatatatacagagaaaagagtcggcccgagaattgaaccctgtggcacccccatagagactgccagaggaccggacagcatgccctccgatttgacacactgcactctgtctgcaaagtagttggtgaaccaggcaaggcagtcatcagaaaaaccgaggctactgagtctgccgataagaatatggtgattgattgagtcaaaagccttggcaaggttgatgaagacggctgcacagtactgtcttttatcgatggccgtgggtcagtgggagcgttatccacgttgaaggtgaaaggagaggaaaccaacagcatgtAGTTTTCGAACATTTTGAAATCCTCAAAATGACGAGAAATCTCACCGTTCAAAGAGACACAGCAGCAGTGATGTATACTTCTCCCattggtcatctgatagggaacagactagtagtgtcagaaggtcatctgatagggaacagactagtagtgtcagaaggtcatctgatagggaacagactagtagtgtcagaaggtcatctgatagggaacagaccagtagtgtcagaaggtcatctgatagggaacagaccagtagtgtcagaaggtcatctg
The DNA window shown above is from Oncorhynchus masou masou isolate Uvic2021 unplaced genomic scaffold, UVic_Omas_1.1 unplaced_scaffold_3492, whole genome shotgun sequence and carries:
- the LOC135534503 gene encoding uncharacterized protein LOC135534503; protein product: MCLVLLVLPGYMAYKISQFFHMDFWLLILVSSCMLTSLQVTGTLLIYSLFMVELSCRDPIDSLDEIIYWVNAVCRVLEFVVALCVVAYGTWESLFGEWSWMGASIIIIHCYFNVWLRAQTGWRSFLLRQEAAKKINSLPRATANQLQQHNDVCAICFQEMSSAVLMYCGHFFHGNCLRKWLYVQETCPMCHQAVRPTPPAPAHTAGDFQAAPLPSRGTGPGRVEERGRSRDQTPVRDATHQPPANLPSPGSPEQQEGTESLGEGTSGSDREDRPGRPLRKPVQDLHFSSTGDFVGFVSPRSSGGSPRPGKQNLEPWDGAHPTNRYNGEGVDYTIKGLLVQSAPKEQNGRVLTRVNGARENCQTENHLVGENQCEPMSGTTTRKTSRSKSVSGIGDVTQQNREHRGRPRSHTLDGGHAQQDESQSGLDTPWDVKSTRRQRSRLRSSSTNTRTEEEGLRHNRTEEEGLRHNRTEEEGLRHNRTEEEGLRHTRTEEEGLRHNRTEEGLRHNRTEEEGLRHNRTEEEGLRHNRTEEEGLRHNRTEEEGLRHNRTEEEGLRHNRTEEEGLRHNRTEEEGLRHNRTEEEGLRHNRTEEEGLRHNRTEEA